A part of Astatotilapia calliptera chromosome 15, fAstCal1.2, whole genome shotgun sequence genomic DNA contains:
- the tbc1d23 gene encoding TBC1 domain family member 23 isoform X2, translated as MADAVEEALRGSWDQDLIDALDSGGSDMEMERGTIQVQEQSAEHRAKMWKIALNVSGKGDSLASWDGVLDLPEQKLIHNRSQQLIDQLAVSEEERSEMVSDVESVITFYCKSRNITFTPELSWPHLLKPLLGLHLPRSDLYNCFYAIMNKYIPRDCVPKGRPFHLYRLLLQYHEPELCSFLDTKKITPDSYAINWLGSLFSSHCLPEVTQTLWDSYLQQADPFLIFFLMLIILVNAKETILTQEGESKEDIIKMLEASPSLLESEDIEDLFSLAQYYQSKTPLSLRKMNQNLFGSSLVALKEEDTDLSQALCLPVSVPEILQANQLQQDGVRFFVVDCRPAEQYNAGHLSTAFHLDSDLMLQNPSEFALSVKSLLETQKQSLESGSIASGEHLCFMGSGREEEDMYMNMVLAHFLQKNKEYVSIAKGGFMALQQHLVDMNVEGLDSSYVHWIVSTSGSHSSLSSADGESLSGPGDSKGVKSLVNKMTFALKSKSVNVKEKMISFIENTSAPVDRHVSSSDRVGKPYRGVKPVFSIADEEEYDTDEIDSSSISDDDRKEIVNIQTWINKPDVKHHIPCNEVKETGHMFPSHLLITATHMYCLREIATRKGFAYIQSRQALNSVVKITSKKKHPELITFKFGTNNSAGVEISVVERYLIPNAGDATKVIKQQIMKVLDALESS; from the exons ATGGCGGATGCCGTGGAGGAAGCTCTTCGGGGCAGCTG GGACCAGGATCTCATTGACGCTCTTGACTCTGGTGGCTCAGACATGGAGATGGAGAGGGGCACCATCCAGGTCCAGGAGCAGTCAGCTGAACACAGGGCCAAGATGTGGAAG attgCTCTCAATGTCTCCGGAAAAGGCGACAGCCTGGCTTCCTGGGACGGTGTCCTCGATTTACCAGAACAGAAGCTCATTCATAACCGGAGTCAGCAGCTGATCG ACCAGCTGGCAGTGTCAGAGGAAGAGAGGAGTGAAATGGTGTCCGACGTTGAGTCAGTCATCACTTTCTACTGCAAGTCGCGTAACATCACTTTCACCCCTGAGCTCAGCTGGCCGCACCTGCTCAAACCGCTGCTGGGGCTTCATCTACCCCGGAGCGACCTCTACAACTGCTTCTATGCTATCATGAACAAATACATCCCTCG GGACTGTGTGCCCAAAGGCCGACCCTTCCACCTGTACAGACTACTGCTGCAGTATCACGAGCCAGAGCTGTGCTCGTTCTTGGACACCAAAAAGATCACACCAGACTCCTATGCCATCAACTGG CTGGGTAGTCTGTTTTCAAGCCACTGCCTTCCTGAAGTTACCCAGACATTGTGGGACTCGTACCTCCAGCAGGCAGACCCTTTTCTCATCTTCTTTCTCATGCTTATCATCCTCGTCAATGCCAA AGAGACCATACTTACACAAGAGGGAGAAAGCAAAGAGGACATTATCA AAATGCTGGAAGCgtctccttctctcctggagTCTGAGGACATTGAAGACTTGTTTTCACTGGCCCAGTATTACCAGAGCAAAACCCCTCTGTCGCTCAGAAAG ATGAATCAGAATCTGTTTGGTAGCAGTTTGGTGGCTCTCAAAGAGGAGGACACTGACCTCAGTCAGGCATTGTGCCTCCCTGTGTCTGTCCCTGAAATCCTGCAGGCAAACCAGCTGCAGCAG gatggGGTACGTTTCTTCGTGGTGGATTGCCGGCCTGCAGAGCAGTACAATGCTGGCCATCTGTCCACAGCCTTCCACCTGGACTCAGACCTG ATGCTCCAGAACCCATCTGAGTTTGCACTCTCTGTGAAGTCCCTCCTGGAGACACAGAAGCAGTCTTTAGAGTCGGGGTCCATCGCCAGCGGAGAGCACCTGTGCTTCATGGGCAGcgggagagaagaggaagacatGTACATGAACATGGTGTTGGCACATTTCCTGCAG aaaaacaaagagtatGTCAGCATCGCAAAAGGAGGTTTTATGG CTCTTCAGCAGCACCTGGTAGACATGAACGTCGAGGGGCTTGACTCCTCGTACGTCCACTGGATCGTCAGCACATCTGGATCTCACAGCAGCCTCAGCTCAGCTGAT GGAGAGTCTCTGAGCGGCCCTGGAGACAGCAAAGGTGTGAAGTCCCTGGTCAACAAAATGACATTTGCTCTCAAGTCCAAGTCGGTCAATGTTAAGGAGAAGATGATCAGCTTCATTGAGAATACCTCTGCCCCCGTCGACAG GCATGTGAGCAGCAGCGACCGCGTCGGCAAACCTTACCGGGGAGTGAAGCCTGTGTTCAGTATTGCTGATGAAGAAGAGTACGATACAG ATGAGATAGACAGTTCCTCCATATCTGATGATGACCGGAAGGAGATTGTCAACATTCAGACCTGGATAAACAAACCTGATGTAAAACATCATATTCCATGTAACGAGGTGAAAGAAACGGGTCACATGTTCCCCAG TCATTTGTTGATCACAGCCACTCACATGTACTGCCTGAGGGAGATCGCCACAAGGAAGGGCTTTGCTTACATCCAGTCCAGACAAGCGCTGAACTCAGTGGTGAAGATCACATCCAAAAAGAAGCACCCAGAGCTGATCACGTTCAAGTTTGGAACCAACAATTCAGCTGGAGTGGAGATTTCAGTGGTTGAGAG ATATTTGATTCCCAATGCGGGCGATGCCACGAAGGTCATCAAGCAGCAGATCATGAAAGTCCTGGATGCCCTGGAGAGCTCATAA
- the tbc1d23 gene encoding TBC1 domain family member 23 isoform X1, with protein MADAVEEALRGSWDQDLIDALDSGGSDMEMERGTIQVQEQSAEHRAKMWKIALNVSGKGDSLASWDGVLDLPEQKLIHNRSQQLIDQLAVSEEERSEMVSDVESVITFYCKSRNITFTPELSWPHLLKPLLGLHLPRSDLYNCFYAIMNKYIPRDCVPKGRPFHLYRLLLQYHEPELCSFLDTKKITPDSYAINWLGSLFSSHCLPEVTQTLWDSYLQQADPFLIFFLMLIILVNAKETILTQEGESKEDIIKMLEASPSLLESEDIEDLFSLAQYYQSKTPLSLRKMNQNLFGSSLVALKEEDTDLSQALCLPVSVPEILQANQLQQDGVRFFVVDCRPAEQYNAGHLSTAFHLDSDLMLQNPSEFALSVKSLLETQKQSLESGSIASGEHLCFMGSGREEEDMYMNMVLAHFLQKNKEYVSIAKGGFMALQQHLVDMNVEGLDSSYVHWIVSTSGSHSSLSSADGESLSGPGDSKGVKSLVNKMTFALKSKSVNVKEKMISFIENTSAPVDRISFNLPWPEKVIPDRHVSSSDRVGKPYRGVKPVFSIADEEEYDTDEIDSSSISDDDRKEIVNIQTWINKPDVKHHIPCNEVKETGHMFPSHLLITATHMYCLREIATRKGFAYIQSRQALNSVVKITSKKKHPELITFKFGTNNSAGVEISVVERYLIPNAGDATKVIKQQIMKVLDALESS; from the exons ATGGCGGATGCCGTGGAGGAAGCTCTTCGGGGCAGCTG GGACCAGGATCTCATTGACGCTCTTGACTCTGGTGGCTCAGACATGGAGATGGAGAGGGGCACCATCCAGGTCCAGGAGCAGTCAGCTGAACACAGGGCCAAGATGTGGAAG attgCTCTCAATGTCTCCGGAAAAGGCGACAGCCTGGCTTCCTGGGACGGTGTCCTCGATTTACCAGAACAGAAGCTCATTCATAACCGGAGTCAGCAGCTGATCG ACCAGCTGGCAGTGTCAGAGGAAGAGAGGAGTGAAATGGTGTCCGACGTTGAGTCAGTCATCACTTTCTACTGCAAGTCGCGTAACATCACTTTCACCCCTGAGCTCAGCTGGCCGCACCTGCTCAAACCGCTGCTGGGGCTTCATCTACCCCGGAGCGACCTCTACAACTGCTTCTATGCTATCATGAACAAATACATCCCTCG GGACTGTGTGCCCAAAGGCCGACCCTTCCACCTGTACAGACTACTGCTGCAGTATCACGAGCCAGAGCTGTGCTCGTTCTTGGACACCAAAAAGATCACACCAGACTCCTATGCCATCAACTGG CTGGGTAGTCTGTTTTCAAGCCACTGCCTTCCTGAAGTTACCCAGACATTGTGGGACTCGTACCTCCAGCAGGCAGACCCTTTTCTCATCTTCTTTCTCATGCTTATCATCCTCGTCAATGCCAA AGAGACCATACTTACACAAGAGGGAGAAAGCAAAGAGGACATTATCA AAATGCTGGAAGCgtctccttctctcctggagTCTGAGGACATTGAAGACTTGTTTTCACTGGCCCAGTATTACCAGAGCAAAACCCCTCTGTCGCTCAGAAAG ATGAATCAGAATCTGTTTGGTAGCAGTTTGGTGGCTCTCAAAGAGGAGGACACTGACCTCAGTCAGGCATTGTGCCTCCCTGTGTCTGTCCCTGAAATCCTGCAGGCAAACCAGCTGCAGCAG gatggGGTACGTTTCTTCGTGGTGGATTGCCGGCCTGCAGAGCAGTACAATGCTGGCCATCTGTCCACAGCCTTCCACCTGGACTCAGACCTG ATGCTCCAGAACCCATCTGAGTTTGCACTCTCTGTGAAGTCCCTCCTGGAGACACAGAAGCAGTCTTTAGAGTCGGGGTCCATCGCCAGCGGAGAGCACCTGTGCTTCATGGGCAGcgggagagaagaggaagacatGTACATGAACATGGTGTTGGCACATTTCCTGCAG aaaaacaaagagtatGTCAGCATCGCAAAAGGAGGTTTTATGG CTCTTCAGCAGCACCTGGTAGACATGAACGTCGAGGGGCTTGACTCCTCGTACGTCCACTGGATCGTCAGCACATCTGGATCTCACAGCAGCCTCAGCTCAGCTGAT GGAGAGTCTCTGAGCGGCCCTGGAGACAGCAAAGGTGTGAAGTCCCTGGTCAACAAAATGACATTTGCTCTCAAGTCCAAGTCGGTCAATGTTAAGGAGAAGATGATCAGCTTCATTGAGAATACCTCTGCCCCCGTCGACAG AATATCTTTCAATCTACCCTGGCCAGAGAAGGTGATTCCAGATCG GCATGTGAGCAGCAGCGACCGCGTCGGCAAACCTTACCGGGGAGTGAAGCCTGTGTTCAGTATTGCTGATGAAGAAGAGTACGATACAG ATGAGATAGACAGTTCCTCCATATCTGATGATGACCGGAAGGAGATTGTCAACATTCAGACCTGGATAAACAAACCTGATGTAAAACATCATATTCCATGTAACGAGGTGAAAGAAACGGGTCACATGTTCCCCAG TCATTTGTTGATCACAGCCACTCACATGTACTGCCTGAGGGAGATCGCCACAAGGAAGGGCTTTGCTTACATCCAGTCCAGACAAGCGCTGAACTCAGTGGTGAAGATCACATCCAAAAAGAAGCACCCAGAGCTGATCACGTTCAAGTTTGGAACCAACAATTCAGCTGGAGTGGAGATTTCAGTGGTTGAGAG ATATTTGATTCCCAATGCGGGCGATGCCACGAAGGTCATCAAGCAGCAGATCATGAAAGTCCTGGATGCCCTGGAGAGCTCATAA